The proteins below are encoded in one region of Chryseobacterium wanjuense:
- a CDS encoding 3-oxoacyl-ACP synthase, whose translation MKKTDICTVENSKIILNNKIVFETQTENFSDFAKEAYKTLELNYPKFHKMDNLSKLAFLASEMILKEEDQSRTALVFANKSSSLDTDFKYQESINSQENYFPSPAVFVYTLPNICVGEISIKHKMQTENAFFVLNEFDENFLNDYSEQILQSGKADKVLCGWVELYQESYKAFVYLLTM comes from the coding sequence ATGAAGAAAACAGACATTTGCACCGTAGAAAACTCAAAAATCATTCTTAACAACAAAATTGTTTTTGAAACTCAAACTGAAAATTTTTCAGATTTTGCGAAAGAAGCTTATAAAACTTTAGAGCTTAATTATCCGAAATTTCATAAAATGGATAATTTAAGTAAATTGGCTTTTCTTGCTTCAGAAATGATTTTAAAAGAAGAAGACCAAAGCAGAACGGCATTGGTTTTTGCCAACAAATCATCAAGTTTAGACACCGATTTTAAATATCAGGAAAGCATCAATTCTCAGGAAAATTATTTTCCGAGCCCTGCTGTTTTTGTTTATACTTTACCTAATATTTGTGTCGGCGAAATCAGCATCAAACATAAAATGCAGACAGAGAATGCTTTTTTTGTTTTGAATGAATTTGATGAAAATTTTTTAAACGATTACTCGGAACAGATTTTACAGTCAGGAAAGGCTGATAAAGTACTGTGTGGCTGGGTAGAACTATATCAGGAAAGTTATAAAGCTTTTGTATATTTGCTGACTATGTAA
- a CDS encoding beta-ketoacyl synthase N-terminal-like domain-containing protein has protein sequence MRKEVYITDYNCVTPLGFDVSSNWNALLDGKSGVALHKIIENQEPFYASMIDSEKLEEEFQKKFDNQDFTRLEKMFLLSLKPLVARHSISDETAFILSTTKGNISLLKNQTALPEGVFLSNLAQKLADFFGFKTKPIVVSNACVSGVMAIAVAKNMIQAGKYKDAVVVAGDEISEFVISGFNSFQAIGTEICRPYDKNRDGINIGEATAAVYMTSRCEERSDEITSNEKFSFKILGDSAINDANHISGPSRTGDGLFASIKNAMTEANVSAGKIDFISAHGTATIYNDEMEAIAFNRMELQNVPLNSMKGYYGHCLGASGLLESIISMESALKNTLIPSKNFKETGTSQPLNIIKENQPAEIKYILKTASGFGGCNAAIVLEKC, from the coding sequence ATGAGGAAGGAAGTTTATATTACAGATTACAACTGCGTCACGCCTTTGGGTTTTGATGTTTCTTCAAACTGGAATGCCCTTTTAGATGGAAAATCGGGCGTAGCTTTACATAAAATTATAGAAAATCAGGAGCCTTTTTATGCTTCCATGATTGATTCTGAAAAGCTGGAAGAAGAATTTCAAAAAAAATTCGACAATCAAGATTTCACAAGGCTTGAAAAAATGTTTTTGTTAAGTTTAAAGCCTTTGGTCGCAAGACATTCTATTTCAGATGAAACAGCTTTTATTTTATCGACCACAAAAGGAAACATCAGTTTATTAAAAAACCAGACAGCTTTACCAGAGGGTGTTTTTCTTTCAAATTTAGCTCAAAAATTAGCTGATTTTTTTGGATTTAAAACAAAACCTATTGTCGTTTCCAATGCCTGTGTTTCGGGAGTAATGGCGATTGCTGTGGCGAAAAATATGATTCAGGCAGGAAAATATAAAGATGCCGTTGTTGTTGCTGGAGATGAAATTTCTGAGTTTGTGATTTCAGGCTTCAATTCTTTTCAGGCAATCGGAACGGAAATCTGTAGACCTTACGACAAAAACCGTGATGGAATCAATATTGGTGAAGCAACAGCGGCTGTTTATATGACAAGTCGTTGCGAGGAACGAAGTGACGAAATAACCTCAAACGAAAAATTTAGTTTTAAAATTTTAGGAGACTCAGCTATCAATGATGCCAATCATATTTCCGGGCCATCAAGAACCGGTGACGGATTGTTTGCAAGCATCAAAAATGCGATGACAGAAGCCAATGTTTCCGCAGGAAAAATAGATTTTATTTCTGCACACGGAACAGCGACAATATATAACGACGAAATGGAAGCCATCGCTTTCAACAGAATGGAATTGCAAAATGTTCCATTAAACAGTATGAAAGGCTATTACGGCCACTGTTTGGGAGCATCAGGCTTATTAGAAAGCATCATTTCTATGGAATCTGCTTTAAAAAATACTCTGATTCCTTCTAAAAACTTTAAAGAGACGGGCACTTCCCAACCTTTGAACATTATAAAAGAAAATCAGCCTGCAGAAATCAAATATATTTTGAAAACGGCTTCTGGTTTTGGCGGGTGTAATGCGGCGATTGTTTTAGAAAAATGTTAA
- a CDS encoding acyl-CoA thioesterase, which translates to MQSKENILSCTEEIRVRFNETDPLGIVWHGHYIVYFEDGREAFGRQHGLTYLDIQKAGFVTPIVKSTCEHFLPLKYGETFKIVTTFVNSTSAKLIYRYELFNEENKLVCSGETIQVFLDSDNNLCLYNPEFFQAWKDKMGL; encoded by the coding sequence ATGCAGTCTAAAGAAAACATATTAAGTTGTACGGAAGAAATCCGCGTAAGGTTCAACGAGACAGATCCGTTGGGAATTGTTTGGCATGGACATTACATCGTGTATTTCGAGGATGGCAGAGAAGCTTTCGGAAGACAGCACGGTTTGACTTATCTGGACATTCAGAAAGCGGGATTTGTAACACCGATTGTAAAAAGTACGTGTGAACATTTTCTTCCCTTAAAATATGGAGAAACGTTTAAAATCGTGACCACTTTTGTCAATTCCACTTCAGCGAAATTAATTTACCGATACGAGCTTTTTAACGAAGAAAATAAATTGGTGTGTTCTGGAGAAACCATTCAGGTTTTTCTGGATTCCGACAATAATTTATGTTTGTATAACCCTGAATTTTTTCAGGCCTGGAAAGATAAAATGGGATTATAA
- a CDS encoding ABC transporter permease: MLLYKLWRSFVKEILLLKRDIGGIVIIFVMPLLLIVTITLIQDSTFKNLEGSKIPIIFIDKDKSEVSKSIKKELENSKTFQLLTNYNEKSAQNAVFSGDYQLAIVIPENLTKDLNSNIDSKVQTIVSSFGLETDSASAKKNVQIKAKDIHLYFDPATNAGFKNSVMNSVNKMVFEIENKKIYKAFQDQLGTTENLEENKSLISFKEITPKKGASEVIPNSVQHNVPAWALFAIFFIVVPLSINLVKEKSQGTSVRVRVSPTPYFIHILGKTFTYLIICIIQFLLMVAVGIYLFPYMDLPQFDVTGKMFHLIIVTIFAGLAAIGFGVLLGTVADTQEQSAPFGATSVVVLAAIGGIWVPVFLMPEFMQSIAKFSPMNWGLNAYYDIILRNSGIGGIAKELGFLFLFYIAMVTISLFYERKQNAV, encoded by the coding sequence ATGTTGTTGTATAAATTGTGGAGAAGTTTCGTTAAAGAAATCCTTTTGCTGAAAAGAGATATCGGAGGAATCGTGATTATTTTCGTGATGCCTTTATTGCTGATTGTCACGATCACATTGATTCAGGATTCTACATTTAAAAATCTGGAAGGATCTAAAATCCCGATTATTTTCATTGATAAAGATAAATCTGAAGTATCAAAAAGCATTAAAAAAGAACTGGAAAACAGCAAAACATTCCAACTTTTGACTAATTATAATGAAAAATCGGCTCAGAATGCGGTTTTTTCAGGAGATTATCAGCTTGCAATCGTGATTCCGGAAAATTTAACGAAAGATTTAAATTCAAATATCGATTCTAAAGTTCAGACCATCGTCAGTTCATTCGGACTGGAAACAGATTCTGCTTCTGCTAAAAAGAATGTTCAGATAAAAGCCAAAGATATTCATCTGTATTTTGACCCGGCAACCAATGCCGGATTTAAAAATTCTGTGATGAATTCTGTAAATAAAATGGTTTTTGAGATCGAAAATAAAAAGATTTACAAAGCTTTCCAGGATCAGCTGGGAACGACAGAAAACCTTGAAGAAAATAAAAGTTTAATCAGCTTTAAAGAAATCACCCCGAAAAAAGGAGCTTCGGAAGTCATTCCGAATTCTGTTCAGCACAACGTTCCGGCGTGGGCGTTGTTTGCGATTTTCTTTATTGTGGTACCTTTATCTATCAATTTAGTTAAAGAAAAAAGTCAGGGAACAAGTGTGAGGGTCAGAGTGAGTCCGACTCCCTATTTTATTCATATTTTAGGAAAAACATTTACTTATCTTATCATCTGTATTATTCAGTTTTTACTGATGGTTGCAGTAGGAATTTACCTTTTTCCTTATATGGATTTACCACAATTTGATGTTACCGGAAAAATGTTTCATTTAATTATTGTCACCATTTTTGCAGGATTGGCAGCAATCGGATTTGGGGTTTTGCTAGGCACTGTTGCCGATACTCAGGAACAGTCTGCACCGTTTGGCGCAACTTCTGTGGTGGTTTTGGCAGCCATTGGAGGAATCTGGGTTCCTGTATTTCTAATGCCGGAGTTTATGCAGTCTATTGCTAAATTCTCACCTATGAATTGGGGATTAAATGCCTATTACGACATCATCCTCAGAAACAGCGGAATCGGCGGAATTGCCAAAGAATTAGGCTTCCTGTTTTTATTTTACATAGCAATGGTCACTATTTCATTATTTTACGAAAGAAAACAAAATGCAGTCTAA
- a CDS encoding ABC transporter ATP-binding protein, which produces MAENIIEIKNLYKKYKNAEEFSVNDISLNIEKNEIYGILGPNGAGKTTLISMLSGLIKPTSGNFKINGLSPQKEGFKLRQIIGIVPQEYALYPTLTARENLMFFGSLYGLSHKKLRNTIDESLEIMGLSKFADKKVEQFSGGMKRRCNLIAGTLHNPKVLFLDEPTVGVDVQSKKAIIDYLLDLNKKGTCIIYTSHHLSEAEEFCTKIAIIDHGKIHAVGTPEELVNRVASAENLEDVFISLTGKELRDVVV; this is translated from the coding sequence ATGGCGGAGAATATTATTGAAATTAAAAATTTATACAAAAAATATAAAAATGCAGAAGAATTTTCTGTAAACGATATTTCGTTGAATATTGAGAAAAACGAAATCTACGGAATTCTCGGCCCCAATGGAGCCGGAAAAACAACCCTGATTTCCATGCTTTCGGGATTAATAAAACCGACTTCGGGAAATTTTAAAATCAACGGATTATCACCTCAAAAAGAGGGTTTTAAATTAAGACAAATCATCGGAATCGTTCCGCAGGAATACGCATTATACCCGACTTTGACGGCCAGAGAAAATCTAATGTTCTTCGGTAGTCTTTACGGTTTAAGCCATAAAAAATTACGCAATACCATCGATGAATCTCTGGAAATCATGGGTTTATCAAAATTTGCAGATAAAAAAGTGGAACAATTCTCAGGAGGGATGAAGCGCCGCTGCAATCTTATCGCGGGAACCCTTCACAATCCTAAAGTTCTGTTTCTCGATGAACCGACGGTCGGTGTAGATGTTCAGTCTAAAAAAGCAATTATTGATTATCTTTTGGATTTAAATAAAAAAGGAACGTGTATCATTTATACATCTCACCACCTCTCTGAGGCAGAGGAGTTCTGTACAAAAATTGCCATTATTGATCATGGGAAAATCCATGCTGTCGGAACCCCCGAAGAATTGGTGAACAGAGTTGCGAGCGCTGAGAATTTAGAAGATGTTTTCATTTCATTAACCGGAAAAGAATTAAGAGATGTTGTTGTATAA
- a CDS encoding BtrH N-terminal domain-containing protein, producing MKLNFEHHQTAHCENGVASNLLLNKGLKLSEPMIFGIGSGLFFVYLPFLKVNFAPGFSYRPMPGAIFSKAAKRLGIKIKRIKFSNPQEAQKALEKNLENNIPTGLQVGVFNLTYFPEEYKFHFNAHNLVVYGKENGRFLISDPVMDYTTSLSEAELEKVRYAKGALPPKGHMYYPTYIPEDVNLEEAIKKGIRDTCKNMLAPVPLIGVKAIRWVAKSIPKWAEKKGTKVTNHYLGQLIRMQEEIGTGGGGFRFIYGAFLQEAAVILKNDQLKELSKEITAIGDLWRDFAVDIARVYKNRNSKSDIYNNLSKSMLHIADLEEAFYKKLRKAI from the coding sequence ATGAAACTTAATTTTGAACACCATCAGACCGCCCATTGCGAAAACGGTGTCGCCTCTAATTTACTATTAAACAAAGGTTTAAAACTCAGCGAACCTATGATTTTCGGGATCGGTTCCGGATTATTCTTTGTGTATTTACCTTTTTTAAAAGTGAATTTCGCTCCCGGTTTTAGTTACCGACCGATGCCCGGAGCTATTTTCAGCAAAGCGGCAAAAAGACTGGGAATTAAAATTAAAAGAATAAAATTTTCAAATCCCCAGGAAGCTCAAAAAGCTTTAGAGAAAAACCTGGAAAATAATATCCCTACCGGACTTCAGGTTGGGGTTTTCAATCTTACTTATTTTCCTGAAGAATATAAATTCCACTTCAACGCCCACAATCTGGTGGTTTACGGAAAAGAAAACGGAAGATTTTTAATCAGTGATCCGGTGATGGACTATACCACTTCTCTTTCCGAAGCAGAACTGGAAAAAGTGAGATACGCCAAAGGAGCACTTCCCCCAAAAGGCCATATGTACTATCCCACCTACATCCCTGAAGATGTCAACCTGGAAGAAGCGATAAAAAAAGGCATCAGAGACACCTGTAAAAACATGCTCGCACCTGTTCCTCTGATTGGCGTAAAGGCCATAAGATGGGTCGCGAAAAGCATTCCGAAATGGGCCGAGAAAAAAGGAACAAAAGTGACCAATCATTATCTCGGGCAACTGATCAGAATGCAGGAAGAAATTGGCACCGGCGGTGGCGGTTTCAGATTTATTTACGGTGCATTTTTGCAGGAAGCCGCAGTGATTCTCAAAAATGACCAGCTTAAAGAGCTTTCCAAAGAAATTACAGCCATCGGCGACCTTTGGAGAGATTTTGCCGTGGATATTGCAAGAGTATACAAAAACAGAAACTCGAAAAGCGACATCTATAATAATCTTTCAAAGTCTATGCTTCATATTGCTGATCTGGAAGAAGCTTTTTATAAAAAACTGAGAAAAGCGATCTGA